In Streptomyces sp. NBC_00448, the following are encoded in one genomic region:
- a CDS encoding CGNR zinc finger domain-containing protein yields the protein MPVDHLALALALAVTVRHDGHGGVADDLAAPEGLTAWVRQHERALAEYGFVTADEGADSADPADPADPAMLAAAVGVRTALRALFARAVLPGAPSKADAGRLPDAAAALERLNAAAARVPVTHRLAWPADGPPAAGYAVAGRHTPADLLAAALARAGMAFLAGPDRARLRACPAPRCVRYFVQAHARQEWCKPSCGNRARVARHHARQRARTADDPN from the coding sequence ATGCCGGTTGATCATCTCGCTCTCGCTCTCGCCCTCGCGGTCACCGTGCGCCATGACGGCCACGGCGGAGTCGCGGACGACCTCGCCGCCCCCGAGGGCCTGACCGCCTGGGTGCGGCAGCACGAGCGGGCGCTGGCGGAGTACGGCTTCGTGACGGCGGACGAGGGCGCGGACTCCGCCGACCCCGCCGACCCCGCCGACCCCGCCATGCTCGCCGCCGCCGTCGGCGTACGGACCGCGCTGCGGGCGCTGTTCGCGCGGGCGGTGCTGCCCGGTGCCCCCAGCAAGGCCGACGCCGGGCGGCTGCCCGACGCGGCGGCGGCCCTGGAGCGGCTGAACGCGGCCGCGGCGCGGGTGCCGGTCACCCACCGGCTCGCCTGGCCCGCCGACGGCCCGCCTGCCGCCGGCTACGCGGTGGCCGGCCGCCACACCCCGGCCGACCTGCTCGCCGCCGCGCTCGCCCGGGCCGGCATGGCCTTCCTGGCCGGCCCGGACCGCGCCCGGTTGCGGGCCTGCCCGGCGCCGCGCTGCGTGCGCTACTTCGTCCAGGCGCACGCCCGCCAGGAGTGGTGCAAGCCCTCCTGCGGCAACCGCGCCCGCGTCGCCCGCCACCATGCCCGCCAGCGGGCCCGCACCGCCGACGACCCGAACTGA